The Limnospira fusiformis SAG 85.79 genomic interval TCTCCTTATATCCAGATTCGGAGCTGGAATCCTCACCGGGTAGTTATTTCGGGCATTTCAGCCCTATTTCATACCCGAACGTCTCGCACCATCCGCTTACACTTATCACTACTGATTACCTCGACCAGATAATCAGAGCCTTAGAGGGATTACAACGTTCCGTTTATATGGGCATTCCATCTTTAGATTTGTCCTCTCCACCGGGGTACTTTTAAAGGTCTGTGTAGGTAGTTGCAAAAGTCCCCTACTATTCCCCTTGCTCTTTTGATCGCAGCGTATAAAAACTTATTCCGCTACTAAATATTTACGATGGTTCAAGCCGGACATTCGGTTTCCCTAATCATGGATGGTTGGCAGTGGTCGCTTTTGGTAGTAGGTTCTACTTCACGCCTTCCGTTCCCCGCTTCAATCCCAGAGTTGTGATTCCCGAAACTGGGGGTGGCTATCGCCTTTACCCTCAACATACTTTGTAACAAATTGTTAGGATTTATTACAAAGTATGTTGACCTGGGGTTCCCTGCCTGGTTTTGGTATCTTGTGATACAAAACGTCGGGACATATAAACAGTTATGGGGATGGTCAGAAACGAGTTGTCTTGTATTCAACCAAGGGGTTGAAGTCCCCACTAGGAGGTTATTTCGGGCATCTCAGCCCTATTGAACTCCTAAACGTCTCGCACTTTGCTGATATTTTAGCGAATTTGAGAACTTGGGGTGAGGGTTCGGAAACCGGGTTTCTGGGTGGCTGCTTAAATCTCCCCTAACCAGGTTTCAATGGCGGACATCAGATTCGGTTGATTGGGGGAAAGGCCTTTTAAGGGCGCTTCTAGGGGGTCGTCCGTGAGGAAGGCGATCGCTTCTACCGAGACGCTTCGCGATCGCTATTTCCCCCGTCAGACAAAAGGCGATGATTCTGGGTGGGTTGATTAACGGTGACTCGGAGCGATCGCCTCAATTTGGGAACACCAAGAAAAGTCCTTGATATTAAACGTGTAGATGCTGTTCACTTCATGGGCTAACACGATCCAAATATGCAGTAAATCAAAAACTCCTCCATTGGTTACAGGTCTTTCTGCCAATAAACCAATCCAACCTTCAAACAGATCCACCGGAGTTGAAAGTAAGCAGATATGGGGCATCTGACAAATCCGGTTAATGCGGATAATTGCTTCCGTTGGCTGTAAAGGCGTGGCTAAAATAGCGGGATTAGTAATATAGGAGTAAAATTCCGCTAAAACCTGCGATGAGACACACAAAATTTCCCTGTCGGTCGGTCTAAATATTTCTAAGGCGGCTTGATGTTGAGGGGCTTTGGTATTAGCAACATAAGCCAGGATGTTCATATCCAGATAAATTCGTTGAGCTTCCCCTGCCATAAAGCATCGTCCGATTAAAGGGTGGGAGAATTTAGCTCTCAAAAAACCAGGAATCCCGGTCTAATTCCGAGAGATTTTCTGGGGCTGATTTGTTCTGCTGTTGATTGATAGTTTTAAAGATTTCTATCATTAGATAAATTGGCTCGATTGGTTTTGGGGTTAGTCCGGTGATATCAAGAGTTTGAGTCATTTTTTCGTCGTGGGCTAGGGGTTGCTGACATTCTAGCTAATTTTGCGGCCCAGGGTCAAAAACCGAGTTTCTTTGCTGCTTAAATCTCCTCTAAACCGGTTTCAATGGCGGATATCAGATTCGGTTGATTGGGGGGAAACCTTTTTACCGAATCACTCGAAATTCGAGGTTGAGATTTAGCTGACTCCATTGGCGGTCTGCGGTGATTACGGGTTGATTGAGAACAAGACCCAAGCCTAGACAAGCCTGATCGCCTAGGGATAAGCCTAGAGGTTTAGTGATGGGTCGTAGCATACCAGCAATATGAGCTTGCGGTTCATCAAAGGGAACAATTTTTAAGTTCAAGTCGGACAAAATTTGCCAAATCTCCGGTTCTGAGATGCCAATTTATGCCAATTTAGCAATAACTTCCGATAAATTAATGGTGCTAATCGTTGCATTGTCAATCAAGTCTGTTATTTGTTCACTCCCGCTTTCTTGATTGAGAAATGCTAATATGGCAGAGGCATCCATGATTACATTACTCATGGATATAGCAATCCTAAATCAGTTGTGGAAGACCCTCACCCCCAACCCCTCTCCCAGAACGGGAGAGGGGAGAAGAAGATGTTATAAATCATTTAGGACTGCTATAGACTCGTGACGGCGTTCTTGAATCAGTTCCTCTGTTAGGTTGCGATTTTTCCCATATTTTTTGACTATTTTTTGAGCCTGGGTGAGGGGGCTGGTGGAGTCAGTTATTAGTGGGCGATCGCCTTGTTTCTGCTGTTGATTAATAGTTTTAAAGGTTTCTATCATCTTTTGAATTGGCTCGATTGGTTCTGGGGTGAGTCCGTTGATATCAAGAGTTTGAGTCATTTTTGAGTTGGGGGCTAGGGGTTGTTGACATTTTAGCTAGTTTTGCCGCTAAGGGTCAGAAAGTGGGTTCTTGAATCCTCCAATCTCCCCTAACCCGGTTTCGATTCTCCTGGGTCAACGCTTCCGGAACCCCGATATCAGATTCGCGCTTATTGGGGGGAAGCCTTTTAATGGTGCTTCTAGGGGGTCCTCGCTGTTTAAAGCTATGGCGATTACCCCCGTCAGTGTTTGGCAAAAGGCGATTCTCCTGGGTCAACGCTTCGCGATTCTCCTGTGGAGACCCTTCGCGATCGCTTCTGGGGTGGGTTTCGTCGGGGTGGAAAATGTTTCGCCGCCGAAGAGGATGGCGCGGTGGGGGAGGAGGTGGGGCGCGTTTTAGGGTTTTGATGTGGCGATCGCCGATCAACTGTTGCGGCGGCGCAGGCGAGTCATAGCCAGGGCTCCGACCCCCAAACCGATCGCCAGGGTGGGTTCGGGGACAGGTTGCGTTTCCCAATTCACCACTTGAATTGGGTAAGCCAGAGCCGATTTGAGGCGGTTTGCTGCAGCCCGTGAGGGTGAAGGGTTCGGTCACGTCGCCAATCCACAGGTAGTCCGCGCCCCATCCGTCGGTGGGATTCTCCACGGCGGAGCGATCGCCCACCGCCACGCCGTCCCGGAACCGGTTGTCCACCACCCGGCTCATCCCAAAACATCCGTAAATTATCGGTTAAAATTAGGCTAATGAGTCCGAGTTTATTAAGAGTTTAAATATATCCATAAACCGGCTGCCCCTGATGTCCAGGTAATTTCAATTCTCGATGGCCTGACGGAGCTGTGGCCGCTTTTCTGCGGGCAGCTCCATGACTTTATTAAAAAAATAAAAAGAATCGACTTCCTGCCATCGCTTGAAGGCTAAGGTATTAAAAAATTATCCGATAGTTTCTCGTCCCATTTGCGGGTGCAGTAACCGACAGAACGACTAGGATTCACTCTTTTTTTTGAAGGGGGATGAGTTTTTTCGTTAGTCCCAGCCCCAAACTGGCATCAGGGAAAATGTGATCAGCATCGTGACAACTGCAAGGGGAGCGATCGGGCCAGGAAGCGGCGATCGTGTCCTTGGCTAACAATGTAGAATCTCTCAACAAAACAGGAACTTATGTACCTAACAAAAGACAAACTCCAACATATTAGTACAATTACCCATGAGGGTAAGGTCGTCGTATTCGGCACCGATACCGAGGGTAAGGTCTTCTATACGGTGAAGCAAGATGGCTTTGAAGATAGCTACTTGAATACCCCTGCCGACCAAAGAACCGGATGGGAAACCTGGCAACCTCTGGAATTCCCCAATGAGGTGGATGATCAATCGGTGATTGAACAGGAGAAAGCTGAACTCACCTATCAGAATGATCCAAGTCGCTATTTGCTACGATCGCGCTACTCGACCCAAGGTATGACAGCCGTTGCCCCCGTTCAGGCGATCGCGGCCCTTGATCATATTTATGTGTTCCGTCAATCTACAAACAATACGCTATTAGTGGATCGATTTGTGTTGGATGGCATGGCCAACAAACTGAACCGCAAACTGGAAGTTCGCTTTAAGCGGAGTCGGCAAAAGCATATCCCGACTAAAACGATGGCGATGGGTAACAACGGCCTCAGCAATGTTGATACCCTCGACTTCCGGGATGCCAATGGTAATTTCTTCTATGAACCCACAACGGAACTTTGCTTGGTCAGCAACCTGCACAAAGGTTGGTTTTCTGTGGTAGTAGTGCCCACGATTGAAAATGATGTTCATCGGTGGCATATCTTTGCCTACAATAGCCAGACTAAAAAAGTTGAACTGACGACCCTACGCGCCTCACAGGAAGGTCTCTTCGACCTCAAAGACTACACCATTTACGAAGAGGCGGAGGGTAGTCTGGTGCCCAAGAAGATTCCAGGGATTATCCAGCGCACGTTGGATATTGATGGGGTTTCCATTACCAATGGTCTGTCAGCCACCAAGTACGATCTTCAACAGGAACAGGAAACCCAAGCTGGGGATACCCAACTGCTGCGGAGCGCCACTAAACTGATGGTCGCTATCCCCACTGATAAAGGGGTTGCAGCCCTGAGCTTTGCCATTGCCGGAGATGGCACCCTGTCTGAAATTGATGAAACCCCTGAACGCACCATTGCCCGCAGTCGTCAGCGGGAAATTTTGCTGCCCCTCAATACCCTAGATGAAGTCAAAGCCCTGGCCGACCAAACCCCACCACCCCTGGGGGTGATCCGTGGATTGGCCCTGGGTACTGATGCCGATGATGCCGAAGACCTGGTGATGGTATCCACCGAAGGAGAGGCGGGCCAACTGGCCAACGGCGATCTGGTGAAAATCTCCGGAACCCCTGATATACGGGGGCTCTATGGGGCTCAGAAGATCGACGACCGTACCTTCGAGATTGCGCTACCTACCCCCGCCGATAACTTAGGCTATTGGGAAAAGGAAGATCTAGAGGAGGCGGGCTTAATTTTCGATGGCATGATTGCCGCCTATGAAAAGACTGCTGACGGCAAGCTGCGCGTTACCTGCGATTACCACGGTCTTGAGGATGGGGATGAGGTGCAAATCATTGGCACCGATAGCTATGACAATACCTATCCCGTGCAGACCGTTGATGATAATCACTTTGTGATCGAGCGGCGGTGGGCTAAAGGGGAAGCCGTCAACATCAAAGTTGTCTCTCGCAAACGGCGCGGCATTGTCTTTGATGGCGTGAAAGATTACGTCGAAATTTCCCAAAAACCATCACTAAACTCCAAGTGTTTTACGGTCTCTTTTTGGGCAAAGGTTACGGGCGGTCAAGGTACCCATCGTTCACCCTTGACTTCCCGTGATCCCCATGCCTTGACGGGGTATTTAGTCTATGCCAATGCCAAGAATCAGTGGGAATTGGTTGTTGGGAATGGTCAATGGAGTGCTGTAACAGGGCCAACGATTCTCCTGGATACCTGGACACACATTGCTGGCACCTATGACGGCAAGACGCTCAAGCTCTATGTCAACGGTGTTTTATCCGGCAGCTTAGAGACTCCTTATACACCGAATCGCCAAGCTCCTCTACGGGTGGGTACTGGAAGTCATCACCACCATGGCCCTTTCTACTTTTTCCCTGGCCAAGTCTCTGAGGTTTGCATCTGGTCACTGGCTCAAGATGCTGAAACCATCAAAAATAATATGTACTTGCCCTTGCGAGGTAAAGAAGTAGGGCTAGAAGGATATTGGCGTTTGGGTGGCCTTGCAGAAGGCAAGGTGAGCGACTTTTCTATCCATGGCAATGAGGGCACCGTTTATGGTGATCCCTATGTCAGTGCGGCTACCCTCAGTCGCAAGCTGGCCAGTGGAGCCAATGTGGTGAAATACAGCAATCCTGACCTGTTTGCCGTGAGTCAACGCGCCACCTATGAAGAAAGCTTTGAGTTCAAGGTCAATGCTGCCAAACCATTGACGCTGGCGGATCTGAACAATGCCGATGGTCGGGGGCAAGGTACCAAGATCTTCACCTTCTCTCACTGGGGTAAAACTAGCCGCAGCACTAACGACATCATTGCAGTCTCGGCGGTGCAAGATGAGTTTGAAGATCTGGGAAGCGGCTGGTATCGGGCTTCCTGTACCCTAACGATTCCTGATGAGATCAGTCTGCTGCGCTCCTTTGAGATTGCTAAGGTACAGGGTAACTGGAACGCATTGGAAATCCGAAAGCATCGCATTCGTCTGTTGTCTGATGCAATTACAACGGCAAAGTATACCGATGACGTAGCTCTAGCAACGTTGGCTAATGACCAGACTACGCTGTCAGCAAAGTTGAAAGAATTGCAGTTGAAAGAGAAACAGGAGAGGATTTTACTCAAAGAAAAGTGGGAGTTAGAAGCAAAAATTGCTGGGTCAAAGAATCTCGAACAAACACGAGTAAATTTCAATAATTTAACCGCTCAAGTTCAACGTCTTGAATTCGAAGAACAAAATCTCAAGTCAATTTATAATTCTGGCGCGGACAACCCTTTAAATTACTGGTGTTTTCTTCAACATAAACAAACAGGCTTGTTTTGGGAACACGTGAAGAGTGGCGACACTGTAACGGTTGAACTGATCTCTTCTTGTGGTGATGATTGGACTAAGTGGAAATTCACGGATGCAGGCGGTGGATACTACTATATCCAAAATAAGCAAACAGGCTTGTTTTGTGAACACGTGAAGAGTGGCGACACCGTAATGGTTGAACTGATCTCTTCTTGTGGTGATGATTGGACTAAGTGGAAATTCACGGATGCAGGCGGTGGATACTACTATATCCAAAATAAGCAAACAGGCTTGTTTTGTGAACACGTGAAGAGTAGCGACACCGTAATGGTTGAATTGATCTCTTCTTATGGTGATGATTGGACTAAGTGGAAACTTGAACGAACAGATGAGCAAACCAATAATAAGATCGAAAAGTATTATCAAGATTGGCAACTAATATGCGAAAAACTTAATCTAGCAAGGATTGAATTAGATCAAGCAAGGCAAGTATTAAACGCTGGTGAGACTGAGAAACAACAATGGGAAACTCGCCTAAAAGCAGTTATTGCTCAACTCACCCAAATTCAAACTGATATCAACACCCTGAATACTGACTTCCTCAATGTTGTCAAAAACACCCAAACAAAACCCCAAGCCATGCCCGAGTTTGCTAAAGATAGCAAGGGATTAGTGACTCAAGGAGCGTTACTTGGTTTTGTCGAATCTATCAGCCGCCTCCATGCCCTAGAAACCTGTGAGGGGAACGTCCAACTGAGTTATTTTGATAATCAGGGACGGATGCGGCAAACCAACTACGATGCCACTGCTGATAGTCGAAATGCAACCTTTGAACAGTGGATTCCTGATGCCCATCGGGCTTGTCTCAACTTCAACCTCAGCACTAGTGTCTTGACCTTAAAAACCACCTTGCCCCTACCGATGGATTGGAGCATGGAAGCTTGGTTTGTCTATCCTTTGCCTGAAAAGTTGGAATGGAATACCTTAAGTCGTTCAGACGGTGGGCACCATGTTCTGGTCAAAAATGGTAAACAGTTGGGGATCTGGTTGCAGGATGATATTCAAGGACAGAGGTTCTTTGACTGCGGTTTTAATTTAGATCGACTCTCCTTTGGCTGGCACTATCTAACCGCAGTTGCTAAAGGAGATACGACCCTGTTTTACGTTGATGGCCAACGGGTTGGTGACACCAAGGCTAAGGCTCTAGCTGATGCCAAGGAAAGTTTGACAAAATCCCCCAATGATTCTGCGGCACAGCAGAAAGTCGAAGCCATCAAGAAGGCAATCATCAAAGTGACTGGCGCTGTCCATACGATTGGCAATACATCTGATGGGGGACAACCCTTTGGCAAGCTTTCCGAAGTTCGCATCTGGAGAGATGCCCTCAGTGAAGAGGAAATTGCTATTAACAGCAAAACCTTACTGAGTGGTAATGAACCAGGGTTATTGGCCTACTATCCCATGAGTGAAGCGACGGGCGTAGAAGTTCGCGATCATTCTGGCAACGGCAACAATGGCACGGTATCCGGTACTAGTTGGTGGGCCTCTACGGTACCTATCGGTAATCCTGGGCATACAGTGATGCAATTTGATGGGGTTGATGACTATCTGGAACTAGCACGGCCATTGCCCATTTTCTCAAGTTCGTTCACCGTTTCTATGTGGGTGAAAATTCCGACTCATAAGCGGGGAATCTTGCTAGGAGACTATGGTCTGCAAAACGCGCTCAATATCAACTTTGAGATTCTTGCTGGTGGAAGCCTGAGATTTTACTGGGATGGCTCCGGGGCTCTTGGCACTGTAAAGCTAGGGCTCAATCAATGGCACTTCATTAGCTTTGTCAGAGATCGAGAAAACCAGAAAGTTTACACTTATGTTGATGGTGTGCGTGATCTGGAACACTCCGGAGCCTTTGCCGATAAAACTGCGACCATTTCTCACCGTATTGGGCGCGATGTGCGGGGCAGTGACAGCGGCACTGTGTTTCAGGGTTGTATGGCTGATCTTCGTATCTGGAATATCGCCCGTACCCAGGATGAAATTCAGGCAGACATGAATACCCGCCTCGGCGGCAAGGAACCTAACTTGGTTGCCTACTATCCACTGAATGAAATCAAGATGGAAGGCAACACTGGCAAGGTTCAAGACCTAGCGGGCAACCGCCATGGCACAGTTCATGAAGCACTAACCACCGCAGACAATACCCTGCCCATTGGCGGCGATGCCCTGGTCTCTGCGGAGTACAGCACCGTTACCCTGGATCCAACCACCAAGCGCAAGGCCGCAATCATGCGGCGCTTCCTGGGTGCGCCCACCATCAATGGGGCCACGCTGCTGCCGGATAAGCGAATCGAAACCCTGGAACTGAAGTGGATTGGCAATGCCCAGTTTGCCCCAACCCTGCTGGGGTACATCGAAGGGCCACCACCCGTTCCCAGCGAGAACTTGACCATCGAAGAAGACTACAACGGTGCCACCTCGGTGGAGCTGACCATGTCGGAAGATGTGGACTTTAGCTGGAACCGCGCCCAAGATAGCGGATTGGGTGCAGCGGCAGAGATTTTTGCCGGGGCCGAGACCGAGGCCGCAGCGGGTCTCGGATTCACGACCCGAGTGGCCACCATGCGGGCCGGGTTCAAAGGCAACTTTGACTTCAGCTACCAGTTCTTAAACGAGAGCAACATTACCTCCAGTTCGTCCCTCAGCTTGACCGATAGACTGGAACTGCGGGGAACCCCTGAAGTGAAGCCCCACTTCCCTCATCTCGGCACCCGCTTTATTCCCAAGAATATTGGCTATGCCCTAGTAGTCTCGGCCATCTCCGATGTGTTTGTGACCCGCCTAGCCCGCAGCGGCAAGATGGTGGGCTACCAGGTGCGTCCCGTCGAAGGTCTGCCGCCAGATGTCAATACCATCACCTTCTTGATGAACCCGGCCTACACCATGAACGGCAGTCTGGATGGCATGACCGGCAGCAGCGCCACCAGCGATCGCTTCTTCAAGCACGTTCCCGAAATGCGATCGCAATATGGCTCCCTCTATCCAGCCAGCTACTACCGCCTCAAAGAAGCCTACGACCTGAAAGAACAGATCGAAGCGGAGGACAAGCGCCGAGAATCCTACTTCTCTAACTTCAATGTGCGCCTCTTGGATGAAACCTCCCTGAATCGAAACATTGACAGCGGCCCAGCGCCTAGCACGATTGGCGTTAATCGTGAGGAAGACCAACCCGCCACCCAAATGACGGAAGAAGAGAAGAAAGCCGCCGACGCGGCAAAGCTTCAAAATCTCCAAGCCAATGCCAATGCCAATGTGGATAAACAGAGCCAGGCCACCCAAGCCAAACAAGCGGAAATTCAGAGCAAAATCACCGACCAAGAGAAGCAGGTTCAAGCAACAGAAAGCTTTGCCGGTTGGCAGAAACGGATGGAAGATCTGCAAATTCGCGCTGCGAAACGGAACATTGTCAATACCTATGTGTGGGATGCCGATGGTGGGCTGCGCTCAGAACAGCAAAGCTTTGCCAACACAGTGGAACATACCATTGGTGGTTCATTTACGATGAATGCAGCCTTGGGGGCAGAAGCCAAGTTTGGTGCAATGGCTACGGCAGAACTCACCGCCCAAGCGACTGTAAACCTGACCCAAACGATGAC includes:
- a CDS encoding NACHT C-terminal alpha/beta 1 domain-containing protein codes for the protein MAFLTDDPLEAPLKGLSPNQPNLMSAIETWLGEI
- a CDS encoding type II toxin-antitoxin system VapC family toxin, whose translation is MAGEAQRIYLDMNILAYVANTKAPQHQAALEIFRPTDREILCVSSQVLAEFYSYITNPAILATPLQPTEAIIRINRICQMPHICLLSTPVDLFEGWIGLLAERPVTNGGVFDLLHIWIVLAHEVNSIYTFNIKDFSWCSQIEAIAPSHR
- a CDS encoding LamG-like jellyroll fold domain-containing protein translates to MYLTKDKLQHISTITHEGKVVVFGTDTEGKVFYTVKQDGFEDSYLNTPADQRTGWETWQPLEFPNEVDDQSVIEQEKAELTYQNDPSRYLLRSRYSTQGMTAVAPVQAIAALDHIYVFRQSTNNTLLVDRFVLDGMANKLNRKLEVRFKRSRQKHIPTKTMAMGNNGLSNVDTLDFRDANGNFFYEPTTELCLVSNLHKGWFSVVVVPTIENDVHRWHIFAYNSQTKKVELTTLRASQEGLFDLKDYTIYEEAEGSLVPKKIPGIIQRTLDIDGVSITNGLSATKYDLQQEQETQAGDTQLLRSATKLMVAIPTDKGVAALSFAIAGDGTLSEIDETPERTIARSRQREILLPLNTLDEVKALADQTPPPLGVIRGLALGTDADDAEDLVMVSTEGEAGQLANGDLVKISGTPDIRGLYGAQKIDDRTFEIALPTPADNLGYWEKEDLEEAGLIFDGMIAAYEKTADGKLRVTCDYHGLEDGDEVQIIGTDSYDNTYPVQTVDDNHFVIERRWAKGEAVNIKVVSRKRRGIVFDGVKDYVEISQKPSLNSKCFTVSFWAKVTGGQGTHRSPLTSRDPHALTGYLVYANAKNQWELVVGNGQWSAVTGPTILLDTWTHIAGTYDGKTLKLYVNGVLSGSLETPYTPNRQAPLRVGTGSHHHHGPFYFFPGQVSEVCIWSLAQDAETIKNNMYLPLRGKEVGLEGYWRLGGLAEGKVSDFSIHGNEGTVYGDPYVSAATLSRKLASGANVVKYSNPDLFAVSQRATYEESFEFKVNAAKPLTLADLNNADGRGQGTKIFTFSHWGKTSRSTNDIIAVSAVQDEFEDLGSGWYRASCTLTIPDEISLLRSFEIAKVQGNWNALEIRKHRIRLLSDAITTAKYTDDVALATLANDQTTLSAKLKELQLKEKQERILLKEKWELEAKIAGSKNLEQTRVNFNNLTAQVQRLEFEEQNLKSIYNSGADNPLNYWCFLQHKQTGLFWEHVKSGDTVTVELISSCGDDWTKWKFTDAGGGYYYIQNKQTGLFCEHVKSGDTVMVELISSCGDDWTKWKFTDAGGGYYYIQNKQTGLFCEHVKSSDTVMVELISSYGDDWTKWKLERTDEQTNNKIEKYYQDWQLICEKLNLARIELDQARQVLNAGETEKQQWETRLKAVIAQLTQIQTDINTLNTDFLNVVKNTQTKPQAMPEFAKDSKGLVTQGALLGFVESISRLHALETCEGNVQLSYFDNQGRMRQTNYDATADSRNATFEQWIPDAHRACLNFNLSTSVLTLKTTLPLPMDWSMEAWFVYPLPEKLEWNTLSRSDGGHHVLVKNGKQLGIWLQDDIQGQRFFDCGFNLDRLSFGWHYLTAVAKGDTTLFYVDGQRVGDTKAKALADAKESLTKSPNDSAAQQKVEAIKKAIIKVTGAVHTIGNTSDGGQPFGKLSEVRIWRDALSEEEIAINSKTLLSGNEPGLLAYYPMSEATGVEVRDHSGNGNNGTVSGTSWWASTVPIGNPGHTVMQFDGVDDYLELARPLPIFSSSFTVSMWVKIPTHKRGILLGDYGLQNALNINFEILAGGSLRFYWDGSGALGTVKLGLNQWHFISFVRDRENQKVYTYVDGVRDLEHSGAFADKTATISHRIGRDVRGSDSGTVFQGCMADLRIWNIARTQDEIQADMNTRLGGKEPNLVAYYPLNEIKMEGNTGKVQDLAGNRHGTVHEALTTADNTLPIGGDALVSAEYSTVTLDPTTKRKAAIMRRFLGAPTINGATLLPDKRIETLELKWIGNAQFAPTLLGYIEGPPPVPSENLTIEEDYNGATSVELTMSEDVDFSWNRAQDSGLGAAAEIFAGAETEAAAGLGFTTRVATMRAGFKGNFDFSYQFLNESNITSSSSLSLTDRLELRGTPEVKPHFPHLGTRFIPKNIGYALVVSAISDVFVTRLARSGKMVGYQVRPVEGLPPDVNTITFLMNPAYTMNGSLDGMTGSSATSDRFFKHVPEMRSQYGSLYPASYYRLKEAYDLKEQIEAEDKRRESYFSNFNVRLLDETSLNRNIDSGPAPSTIGVNREEDQPATQMTEEEKKAADAAKLQNLQANANANVDKQSQATQAKQAEIQSKITDQEKQVQATESFAGWQKRMEDLQIRAAKRNIVNTYVWDADGGLRSEQQSFANTVEHTIGGSFTMNAALGAEAKFGAMATAELTAQATVNLTQTMTKTEARSKGFELSVDLSGLEYKGITDYNDRPILPGEKVDRYRFMSFYLEGSTDHFQDFFNYVVDPEWLRSNDEEARALRQTQAGKPNKAWRVLHRVTYVERPALMGFGRDVRKLRVAAEVSENQALLDKIAKLEDKNQKLEEKLDTILGLLKEQK